The Candidatus Caldatribacterium sp. region CACTCTTTTTCACCTGGACTTTCTGGACTCTTGCTTCCCTGAGGACTCCTCGTCTTCTCAAGTACCAGAGGATCCTCCCTACGGTGGAAGAGGAGACCTCAAAACCCTCTCTTTTGAGGAAGAGGGTGAGCTTCTCCTTCCCCAGGAAGGGATAGGTCTCTTTGAGCTCTTGAATCCGCTTGAGGAGTTCTGGGGTCCACTTGGGTTTGCGGACCTTCTTAGGTCTTCTGGAGCGGTCCTCAAGGCTTTTCAAGTTCCTGGGGTTGAACTTCTCTTCCAGCGGTAGTAGGTGCTCCGGGCAATGCCATACCTCCTGCAGGTGACAGCAACAGGGTGGTTCCTGGCAAAGTCCAGGACCTCAAGGCG contains the following coding sequences:
- a CDS encoding helix-turn-helix domain-containing protein, giving the protein MKSLEDRSRRPKKVRKPKWTPELLKRIQELKETYPFLGKEKLTLFLKREGFEVSSSTVGRILWYLRRRGVLREARVQKVQVKKS
- a CDS encoding helix-turn-helix domain-containing protein, with the translated sequence MAKLAKIHGLSKKAKIRLEVLDFARNHPVAVTCRRYGIARSTYYRWKRSSTPGT